From the genome of Bacteroidota bacterium, one region includes:
- a CDS encoding hybrid sensor histidine kinase/response regulator, with amino-acid sequence MQEIKNIRLLLVEDDEDDLLITRDILEEIPHYKFDIHWASNPALAREILPEKQFDICLCDFRLGMETGLEVIKHIKENYDHIPVIMLTGQDDFEIDSQALKDGASDYLIKGRINASVLGRSIRYAMEHKKAQLRLKESEAELRKSNATKDKFFSIIAHDLRSPFTALLSLSDILLKHYNDLDDDTKKEYIGMIKDSSENTFKLIENLLQWSRIQRGTIEINPSSFNICDLVNRTIGLLKQSADGKNIEITSCLNQELPAFADINMVDTVIRNLMMNSIKFTQPEGKISIEGHLDNNSIYLSIADTGVGMTQKTMDKLFKVEENKSTPGTAGELGTGLGLILCKEFITINKGDILVESEPGKGSKFTVVLPAKS; translated from the coding sequence ATGCAGGAAATAAAAAATATCCGGCTTTTATTGGTTGAAGATGACGAAGATGATCTTCTCATCACCCGGGATATCCTGGAAGAAATTCCTCATTATAAATTTGATATACATTGGGCCTCAAATCCTGCTCTTGCAAGAGAAATACTTCCTGAAAAACAATTTGATATTTGCCTTTGCGATTTCCGCCTGGGTATGGAAACAGGTCTTGAGGTAATCAAACATATAAAAGAAAACTATGACCATATCCCTGTAATCATGCTGACCGGACAGGATGATTTTGAAATCGATTCGCAAGCACTTAAAGACGGAGCCTCCGACTATCTTATCAAAGGCAGGATCAATGCTTCTGTGCTGGGCCGTTCCATTCGTTATGCGATGGAACATAAAAAAGCCCAGTTGCGGTTAAAAGAAAGTGAGGCGGAACTACGCAAATCCAATGCTACCAAAGATAAGTTCTTCTCCATCATCGCACACGACCTGCGTAGTCCTTTTACAGCATTATTAAGCCTTTCCGATATCCTTCTCAAACATTACAATGATCTCGACGACGATACCAAGAAAGAATACATCGGAATGATCAAGGATTCATCGGAAAATACTTTCAAGCTGATCGAAAATCTCTTGCAATGGTCACGTATCCAACGGGGAACCATAGAAATCAATCCTAGTTCCTTTAATATTTGTGACCTGGTAAACCGAACCATCGGTTTGCTTAAGCAATCGGCTGATGGTAAAAACATTGAAATAACATCATGCCTGAACCAGGAATTACCGGCGTTTGCCGATATTAATATGGTTGATACGGTTATCCGTAATCTCATGATGAATTCTATAAAATTCACTCAGCCCGAAGGAAAAATCAGCATTGAAGGCCATCTTGACAATAATAGTATTTACCTGTCCATTGCAGACACAGGCGTAGGAATGACCCAGAAAACAATGGATAAACTTTTCAAGGTGGAAGAAAACAAAAGCACACCCGGGACGGCCGGAGAGTTGGGTACCGGCCTTGGCTTGATTCTTTGCAAGGAATTTATCACCATTAACAAAGGCGATATTCTGGTGGAAAGCGAACCCGGTAAAGGAAGTAAATTTACCGTGGTTCTGCCTGCGAAAAGCTGA